The genomic window CAGGAAGGGGGACTTCGCACCCGGAGGTTTTGGGCACGCTCTCGTAGACGAGCTTCAGCCGGCCGATCTTTCGGTCGACAAGGTTGCTTATTCGGCCTTCTACATGAGCCGGCTGGAATGGGTGTTGCGCAAGGCCGGGTTGGAAACGCTTGTGTTCTGCGGCATCGTGACAAATGGCGGCGTCGCTTCAACGCTGCGCGACGCGCATGTGCGCGATTTCTCGGCAATTCTTCTGGAAGATGGTTGTGCAGCCTTCTCCGAGGATGTTCACAGGACGAATATCGCCGCGTTGCGCTCCGTGGCGGAGGTCATGACCTGCGCCGAATTTGCTGCAGCACTGGCGGCTCAACGACGGTAAGCGGCCTCATCCGGTTTTTCGCTTCGAAGCCAGTTTCTTCTCGAGGTGGGGCACGAGCCCGCCGTCTGCGAGCATCTCCAGCAGAAATCCGGGCAAGGCTTCTCCCGACAGAACGACTCCACGGCTCTCGTTAGTGATTTCGCCCCTGGCGAGATCGACCGTGACGCGATCGTTGGGATGGATATCGTCTATTTCCGGACAAACCATGACCGGAAGGCCGAGATTGAGCGCATTGCGCAGGAAAATGCCCCCAAAGGACTTCGCAATGACGGCCGACACACCCAGAACCTTCAGCGCCTGCGCCGCCTGTTCACGGGAAGAGCCGAGTCCGAAATTCCGCCCGGCGACCACAACGTCGCCAGGTCGAACCGCACTTGCGAAACCAGGATCCACTGCCTCAAGGCAATGCTGCGCCAATTCCTCGATCGGCGCTTTCATGTAGCGGCCGGGAGCAAGCGCATCCGTATCGATATTGTCGCCGAAGACAAACACGCGACCGCTCACGCCCGGCCTCCATCCAGATAGGACCGCGGATCGGTGATGCGCCCTTCGATAGCTGAGGCAGCCGTCGTGTAGGGCGAACCCAGATAGACCTTCGAGGTGGCCGCCCCCATGCGACCCTTGAAGTTGCGCGCAGTGGACGAAATAGCGGTGACATTTTCACCAAAGCGCGCGTCGCCATAGCCCGCGCAGATGCCGCATGCATTGGGAAGCAGACGTGCACCTGCGTCAAGTATTGCGCCGAGCGTGCCTTCCTCCCGGGCAGCTTCTTGATCACGGAATGACGCCGGCGCCACTAGAAGCTCGACCCCCTTGGCGATCTTGCGCCCGCGCAAAATGTCCGCCGCCATACGCAGATCTTCAAGTTTAGCGCCAGTGCAGGCGCCGACGTAAGCGACGTCGATCTTAACGCCGACGTGGTCGCGTACCGGTGCTGCGTTTGCCGGGCTGTGCGGGGCGGCAACCTGCGGATCCAGCGTGCTCGCATCAAATATGTGGTGCTCCGCGGGACGCGCGTCGCTGTCGCTGCGCCACGCAACCGCGTCGTCAAAACGAGCCCCGACTTTGCGCAGATAGGCCGCAGTGACCTCGTCGGCCTCGATCAAGCCGGCCTGGCCGCCGAGTTCGGCGGCCATATTGGACAGCGTCATGCGCTCCTGGATCGGCAGGGCGCGAACAGCCTCACCGGCATATTCGATGGCCTGATAGCGGCCACCATCCATACCAAGCCGCGCACACAAGAAGAGCATCATGTCCTTTGCCGAAAGACCGCGGCCAAGCCGTCCGGTCCATTCGATGCGGA from Pseudorhodoplanes sp. includes these protein-coding regions:
- a CDS encoding cysteine hydrolase, whose protein sequence is MIDLSRPETIGLILVDLQNDFLHPRGAYARGGATSPAIAALPGRVKPVADLLRAAGGWIVSTHFTLVPGKGGEPFISPHLKALRPFLRKGDFAPGGFGHALVDELQPADLSVDKVAYSAFYMSRLEWVLRKAGLETLVFCGIVTNGGVASTLRDAHVRDFSAILLEDGCAAFSEDVHRTNIAALRSVAEVMTCAEFAAALAAQRR
- a CDS encoding 3-isopropylmalate dehydratase large subunit, with the protein product MTLAEKIIAKAAGRDRVSPGEIVTCAVDLAMIHDSGGPRRVKPILDRLGVGVWDPDRVVLITDHYVPATDDESRHIQDVTREFVAAQGISRFYDAQGICHVVLPERGHLRPGMLVVGGDSHSPTGGAFGAYMFGVGATEMAGVLATGEIWLKVPETIRIEWTGRLGRGLSAKDMMLFLCARLGMDGGRYQAIEYAGEAVRALPIQERMTLSNMAAELGGQAGLIEADEVTAAYLRKVGARFDDAVAWRSDSDARPAEHHIFDASTLDPQVAAPHSPANAAPVRDHVGVKIDVAYVGACTGAKLEDLRMAADILRGRKIAKGVELLVAPASFRDQEAAREEGTLGAILDAGARLLPNACGICAGYGDARFGENVTAISSTARNFKGRMGAATSKVYLGSPYTTAASAIEGRITDPRSYLDGGRA
- a CDS encoding 3-isopropylmalate dehydratase small subunit: MSGRVFVFGDNIDTDALAPGRYMKAPIEELAQHCLEAVDPGFASAVRPGDVVVAGRNFGLGSSREQAAQALKVLGVSAVIAKSFGGIFLRNALNLGLPVMVCPEIDDIHPNDRVTVDLARGEITNESRGVVLSGEALPGFLLEMLADGGLVPHLEKKLASKRKTG